The following proteins come from a genomic window of Nitrosopumilaceae archaeon AB1(1):
- a CDS encoding DUF5011 domain-containing protein encodes MSHLCTLGLIFTILLFGISYANASETIPFVSTFAGTDTRGDIDDSALNSTFNNIYDIELDTNGDMYVADFSNRKIRIIYSNGTVSTYVDGRALDASFTPYGIKLGHSGNLYVTDYRNHKILIIHSNGTVSTYAGTGVSGSLDGPALNATFNHPRGLELDSSGNLYVTDTGNHKIRIIYSNGTVSTYAGTGVSGSLDGPALNATFRYPFGLELDSSGNLYAADFSNHKIRIIYSNGTVSTFAGTGGHGSLDGPALNATFHYPIGLELDSSGNLYVTDTGNNKIRIIYSNGTVSTFAGTGARGSLDGPALNATFRYPFGLELDSSGNLYVSTYTNIRKITTNSLPPSPLPIITLIGDNPQIIERGLNYTELGATTNDNSIITINDSSVDTNTLGNYTVIYYTIGDSGNIESLVNRTVIIRDLPILYTLLLNDTFDSTLDDWQFFGVTGYQATHSSEHGGSAYMFGKAVNKVVGIEKNITIPYASSENFVLDGDSLLSFDFRAKSTHTGSSVTNSRIAVYDSLTNELLYYEYFVRGNYFDTEWRSFNINLDSYVADHNSITIKLLLRDAWYERYEHQNWFDNILLEVMPDNNEPVITLLGNNPQNTSLGYGYVELGAMTDDGSPIVINNTEFIDAIGTYSIYYDSTDLVGNNATQVVRTVNVVDTITLYHYTFTSTTEDWEHIGSSSFTTSHDSEHGGSLHIYENKIDVYSTHNFGSQKTINISEASDVLVLSFDYKIEANPGNDIISLTIYDSVTFDSLYSTIVTSGVPETGWRLFSQDIYPYVNNSDSIIISLSIVNGLNIYSLHPHGWFDNIKLDTVYVESVIDTTPPIITLIGDNPQIIGRGLNYTELGATTNDNSIITINDSSVDTNTLGNYTVIYYTIGDSGNIESLVNRTVIIRDLPILYTLLLNDTFDSTLDDWQFFGDTGYQAIHSSEHGGSAHVFGEDVYTMAGIEKNITIPYASSENFVLYNDLLLSLDFRVKATITDSSVTNSRIAVYDSLTNELLYVEYLVRGKYLDTEWRSFNINLDSYVADHNSITIKLLFHDSWLLQHRQQNWFDNILLEVMPDISEPVITLFGNNPQNTSLGYGYVELGAMTDDGSPIVINNTEFIDAIGTYSIYYDSTDLVGNDATQVVRTVNVVDTITLYHYTFTSTTEDWEHIGSSSFTTSHDSEHGGSLHIYENTITFNSSNFGSQKTINISEASDVLVLSFDYKIEANPGNDIISLTIYDSVTFDSLYSTIVTSGVPETGWRLFSQDIYPYVNNSDSIIISLSIKNGFNIYNQNLNGWFDNIKLDTVYVEPVIDTTPLIITLIGDNPQIIGRGLNYTELGATTNDNSIITINDSSVDTNTLGNYTVIYYTIGDSGNIESLVNRTVIIRDLPILYTLLLNDTFDSTLDDWQFFGDTGYQAIHSSEHGGSAHVFGEDVYTMAGIEKNITIPYASSENFVLYNDLLLSLDFRVKATITDSSVTNSRIAVYDSLTNELLYVEYLVHGKYLDTEWRSFDINLDSYVADHNSITIKLLFHDSWLLQHRQQNWFDNILLEVMPDNSEPVITLFGNNPQNTSLGYGYVELGAMTDDGSPIVINNTEFIDAIGTYSIYYDSTDLVGNDATQVVRTVNVVDTITLYHYTFTSTTEDWEHIGSSSFTTSHDSEHGGSLHIYENTITFNSSNFGSQKTINISEASDVLVLSFDYKIEANPGNDIISLTIYDSVTFDSLYSTIVTSGVPETGWRLFSQDIYPYVNNSDSIIISLSIKNGFNIYNQNLNGWFDNIKLDTVYVEPVIDTTPLIITLIGDNPQIIGRGLNYTELGATTNDNSIITINDSSVDTNTLGNYTVIYYTIGDSGNIESLVNRTVIIRDLPILYTLLLNDTFDSTLDDWQFFGDTGYQAIHSSEHGGSAHVFGEDVYTMAGIEKNITIPYASSENFVLYNDLLLSLDFRVKATITDSSVTNSRIAVYDSLTNELLYVEYLVHGKYLDTEWRSFDINLDSYVADHNSITIKLLFHDSWLLQHRQQNWFDNILLEVVPDNSEPVITLFGNNPQNTSLGYGYVELGAMTDDGSPIVINNTEFIDAIGTYSIYYDSTDLVGNDATQVVRTVNVVDTITLYHYTFTSTTEDWEHIGSSSFTTSHDSEHGGSLHIYENTITFNSSNFGSQKTINISEASDVLVLSFDYKIEANPGNDIISLTIYDSVTFDSLYSTIVTSGVPETGWRLFSQDIYPYVNNSDSIIISLSIRNGFNIYNQNLNGWFDNIKLDTVYVEPVIDTTPPIITLIGNNPQIIEQGLNYTELGATTNDNSIITINDSSVDTNTLGNYTVIYYTIGDSGNIESLVNRTVIIRDLPILYTLLLNDTFDSTLDDWQFFGDTGYQAIHSSEHGGSAHVFGEDVYTMAGIEKNITIPYASSENFVLYNDSLTFT; translated from the coding sequence ATGTCTCATCTATGCACACTTGGTTTAATATTCACTATACTTTTGTTTGGTATATCATATGCAAATGCCTCAGAGACTATTCCTTTCGTTTCTACTTTTGCAGGTACTGATACACGTGGTGATATTGATGACTCTGCATTAAACTCTACGTTTAATAATATCTATGATATAGAACTTGATACTAATGGAGATATGTATGTTGCAGATTTCTCTAATAGAAAGATCCGAATCATATATTCCAACGGTACTGTATCTACTTATGTAGATGGTAGGGCATTAGATGCATCTTTTACTCCATATGGAATAAAACTTGGTCATAGTGGAAATCTATATGTTACAGATTATCGTAACCATAAAATTCTAATCATACATTCCAACGGTACTGTATCTACTTATGCAGGTACCGGTGTTAGTGGAAGTCTTGACGGACCTGCATTAAATGCCACATTCAACCACCCGCGTGGACTGGAACTTGACTCTAGTGGAAATCTATATGTTACAGACACCGGTAACCATAAAATCCGAATCATATATTCCAACGGTACTGTATCTACCTATGCAGGTACCGGTGTTAGTGGAAGTCTTGATGGACCTGCATTAAATGCCACATTCCGCTACCCGTTTGGACTAGAACTTGACTCTAGTGGGAACCTATATGCTGCAGATTTTAGTAACCATAAAATCCGAATCATATATTCCAACGGTACTGTATCTACTTTTGCAGGTACCGGTGGTCATGGAAGTCTTGATGGACCTGCATTAAATGCCACATTCCACTACCCGATTGGACTAGAACTTGACTCTAGTGGAAATCTATATGTTACAGACACCGGTAACAATAAAATCCGAATCATATATTCCAACGGTACTGTATCTACTTTTGCAGGTACCGGTGCTCGTGGAAGTCTTGATGGACCTGCATTAAATGCCACATTCCGCTACCCGTTTGGACTAGAACTTGACTCTAGTGGGAACCTATATGTTTCCACCTACACCAATATACGAAAAATAACTACCAACTCGCTTCCTCCTTCACCTCTACCAATAATCACTCTTATCGGTGACAATCCGCAAATAATAGAGCGAGGCTTAAACTATACTGAACTTGGGGCTACCACAAATGATAATTCAATTATTACTATAAATGACTCATCTGTAGACACCAACACACTTGGCAACTATACTGTGATCTATTATACAATAGGTGATTCTGGGAATATTGAGTCTCTGGTAAATAGAACTGTAATCATTCGAGATTTGCCTATTCTGTATACACTTTTACTTAATGATACATTTGATTCTACACTCGATGATTGGCAATTCTTTGGTGTTACAGGATATCAAGCAACTCATAGCTCTGAGCATGGTGGTTCTGCATATATGTTTGGTAAGGCTGTGAATAAAGTGGTAGGAATTGAAAAAAATATTACTATCCCATATGCATCATCTGAAAATTTTGTATTAGATGGTGATTCCTTACTTTCATTTGATTTTAGAGCAAAATCAACTCATACTGGTTCTTCAGTAACAAATTCAAGAATTGCAGTATACGATTCTCTCACGAATGAGCTCTTATATTATGAATATTTTGTTCGTGGCAATTATTTTGACACAGAATGGAGATCATTTAATATCAATCTTGATTCATATGTGGCTGACCATAATTCCATAACTATCAAGTTACTACTTCGTGATGCTTGGTATGAACGATACGAACACCAAAATTGGTTTGATAATATACTATTAGAGGTCATGCCTGATAACAATGAACCCGTAATTACTCTATTAGGAAATAATCCTCAAAACACAAGTCTCGGATACGGCTATGTGGAATTAGGTGCTATGACTGATGATGGTTCTCCAATAGTAATAAACAATACTGAATTTATAGATGCCATAGGAACCTATTCAATTTATTATGATTCTACAGATTTGGTAGGAAATAATGCCACTCAGGTAGTTAGAACAGTAAATGTGGTAGATACCATTACACTATATCATTATACTTTTACCTCTACAACTGAAGATTGGGAACATATTGGAAGTTCCAGCTTTACAACATCTCATGATTCAGAACATGGTGGCTCTCTACATATTTATGAGAATAAAATAGATGTATATAGTACTCACAATTTTGGATCTCAAAAAACAATTAATATATCTGAGGCAAGTGATGTACTGGTATTATCTTTTGATTATAAAATAGAGGCAAATCCGGGTAACGATATTATATCCCTTACAATATATGATTCTGTTACTTTCGATTCATTATATTCAACTATTGTTACCTCTGGAGTACCAGAGACTGGTTGGAGATTATTTTCCCAAGACATCTATCCCTATGTAAACAATTCTGATAGTATTATAATATCTCTCTCTATAGTAAATGGTCTTAATATTTATAGTCTACATCCACATGGTTGGTTTGATAATATCAAACTCGATACTGTATATGTTGAGTCTGTTATAGATACTACTCCTCCAATAATCACTCTTATCGGTGACAATCCGCAAATAATAGGGCGAGGCTTAAACTATACTGAACTTGGTGCTACCACAAATGATAATTCAATTATTACTATAAATGACTCATCTGTAGATACCAACACACTTGGCAACTATACTGTGATCTATTATACAATAGGTGATTCTGGGAATATTGAGTCTCTGGTAAATAGAACTGTAATCATTCGAGATCTGCCTATTCTGTATACACTTTTACTTAATGATACATTTGATTCTACACTCGATGATTGGCAATTCTTTGGTGATACAGGATATCAAGCAATTCATAGCTCTGAGCATGGTGGTTCTGCACATGTTTTTGGTGAAGATGTGTATACAATGGCAGGAATTGAAAAAAATATTACTATCCCATATGCATCATCTGAAAATTTTGTATTATATAATGATCTCTTACTTTCACTTGATTTTAGAGTAAAAGCAACTATTACTGATTCTTCAGTAACAAATTCAAGAATTGCAGTATATGATTCTCTCACGAATGAGCTCTTATATGTTGAATATCTTGTTCGTGGAAAATATCTTGACACAGAATGGAGATCATTTAATATCAATCTTGATTCATATGTGGCTGACCACAATTCTATAACTATCAAGTTATTATTTCATGATTCTTGGCTTTTACAACACAGACAGCAAAATTGGTTTGATAATATACTATTAGAGGTCATGCCTGATATCAGTGAACCCGTAATTACTCTATTCGGAAATAATCCTCAAAACACAAGTCTCGGATACGGCTATGTGGAATTAGGTGCTATGACTGATGATGGTTCTCCAATAGTAATAAACAATACTGAATTTATAGATGCCATAGGAACCTATTCAATTTATTATGATTCTACAGATTTGGTAGGAAATGATGCCACTCAGGTAGTTAGAACAGTAAATGTGGTAGATACCATTACACTATATCATTATACTTTTACCTCTACAACTGAAGATTGGGAACATATTGGAAGTTCCAGCTTTACAACATCTCATGATTCAGAACATGGCGGCTCTCTACATATTTATGAGAATACAATAACATTTAATTCTAGCAATTTTGGATCTCAAAAAACAATTAATATATCTGAGGCAAGTGATGTACTGGTATTATCTTTTGATTATAAAATAGAGGCAAATCCGGGTAACGATATTATATCCCTTACAATATATGATTCTGTTACTTTCGATTCATTATATTCAACTATTGTTACCTCTGGAGTACCAGAGACTGGTTGGAGATTATTTTCCCAAGACATCTATCCCTATGTAAACAATTCTGATAGTATTATAATATCTCTCTCTATAAAAAATGGTTTTAATATTTATAATCAAAATCTAAATGGTTGGTTTGATAATATCAAACTCGATACTGTATATGTTGAGCCTGTTATAGATACTACTCCACTAATAATCACTCTTATCGGTGACAATCCGCAAATAATAGGGCGAGGCTTAAACTATACTGAACTTGGGGCTACCACAAATGATAATTCTATTATTACTATAAATGACTCATCTGTAGATACCAACACACTTGGCAACTATACTGTGATCTATTATACAATAGGTGATTCTGGGAATATTGAGTCTCTGGTAAATAGAACTGTAATCATTCGAGATCTGCCTATTCTGTATACACTTTTACTTAATGATACATTTGATTCTACACTCGATGATTGGCAATTCTTTGGTGATACAGGATATCAAGCAATTCATAGCTCTGAGCATGGTGGTTCTGCACATGTTTTTGGTGAAGATGTGTATACAATGGCAGGAATTGAAAAAAATATTACTATCCCATATGCATCATCTGAAAATTTTGTATTATATAATGATCTCTTACTTTCACTTGATTTTAGAGTAAAAGCAACTATTACTGATTCTTCAGTAACAAATTCAAGAATTGCAGTATATGATTCTCTCACGAATGAGCTCTTATATGTTGAATATCTTGTTCATGGAAAATATCTTGACACAGAATGGAGATCATTTGATATCAATCTTGATTCATATGTGGCTGACCACAATTCTATAACTATCAAGTTATTATTTCATGATTCTTGGCTTTTACAACACAGACAGCAAAATTGGTTTGATAATATACTATTAGAGGTCATGCCTGATAACAGTGAACCCGTAATTACTCTATTCGGAAATAATCCTCAAAACACAAGTCTCGGATACGGCTATGTGGAATTAGGTGCTATGACTGATGATGGTTCTCCAATAGTAATAAACAATACTGAATTTATAGATGCCATAGGAACCTATTCAATTTATTATGATTCTACAGATTTGGTAGGAAATGATGCCACTCAGGTAGTTAGAACAGTAAATGTGGTAGATACCATTACACTATATCATTATACTTTTACCTCTACAACTGAAGATTGGGAACATATTGGAAGTTCCAGCTTTACAACATCTCATGATTCAGAACATGGCGGCTCTCTACATATTTATGAGAATACAATAACATTTAATTCTAGCAATTTTGGATCTCAAAAAACAATTAATATATCTGAGGCAAGTGATGTACTGGTATTATCTTTTGATTATAAAATAGAGGCAAATCCGGGTAACGATATTATATCCCTTACAATATATGATTCTGTTACTTTCGATTCATTATATTCAACTATTGTTACCTCTGGAGTACCAGAGACTGGTTGGAGATTATTTTCCCAAGACATCTATCCCTATGTAAACAATTCTGATAGTATTATAATATCTCTCTCTATAAAAAATGGTTTTAATATTTATAATCAAAATCTAAATGGTTGGTTTGATAATATCAAACTCGATACTGTATATGTTGAGCCTGTTATAGATACTACTCCACTAATAATCACTCTTATCGGTGACAATCCGCAAATAATAGGGCGAGGCTTAAACTATACTGAACTTGGTGCTACCACAAATGATAATTCAATTATTACTATAAATGACTCATCTGTAGATACCAACACACTTGGCAACTATACTGTGATCTATTATACAATAGGTGATTCTGGGAATATTGAGTCTCTGGTAAATAGAACTGTAATCATTCGAGATTTGCCTATTCTGTATACACTTTTACTTAATGATACATTTGATTCTACACTCGATGATTGGCAATTCTTTGGTGATACAGGATATCAAGCAATTCATAGCTCTGAGCATGGTGGTTCTGCACATGTTTTTGGTGAAGATGTGTATACAATGGCAGGAATTGAAAAAAATATTACTATCCCATATGCATCATCTGAAAATTTTGTATTATATAATGATCTCTTACTTTCACTTGATTTTAGAGTAAAAGCAACTATTACTGATTCTTCAGTAACAAATTCAAGAATTGCAGTATATGATTCTCTCACGAATGAGCTCTTATATGTTGAATATCTTGTTCATGGAAAATATCTTGACACAGAATGGAGATCATTTGATATCAATCTTGATTCATATGTGGCTGACCACAATTCTATAACTATCAAGTTATTATTTCATGATTCTTGGCTTTTACAACACAGACAGCAAAATTGGTTTGATAATATACTATTAGAGGTCGTGCCTGATAACAGTGAACCCGTAATTACTCTATTCGGAAATAATCCTCAAAACACAAGTCTCGGATACGGCTATGTGGAATTAGGTGCTATGACTGATGATGGTTCTCCAATAGTAATAAACAATACTGAATTTATAGATGCCATAGGAACCTATTCAATTTATTATGATTCTACAGATTTGGTAGGAAATGATGCCACTCAGGTAGTTAGAACAGTAAATGTGGTAGATACCATTACACTATATCATTATACTTTTACCTCTACAACTGAAGATTGGGAACATATTGGAAGTTCCAGCTTTACAACATCTCATGATTCAGAACATGGCGGCTCTCTACATATTTATGAGAATACAATAACATTTAATTCTAGCAATTTTGGATCTCAAAAAACAATTAATATATCTGAGGCAAGTGATGTACTGGTATTATCTTTTGATTATAAAATAGAGGCAAATCCGGGTAACGATATTATATCCCTTACAATATATGATTCTGTTACTTTCGATTCATTATATTCAACTATTGTTACCTCTGGAGTACCAGAGACTGGTTGGAGATTATTTTCCCAAGACATCTATCCCTATGTAAACAATTCTGATAGTATTATAATATCTCTCTCTATAAGAAATGGTTTTAATATTTATAATCAAAATCTAAATGGTTGGTTTGATAATATCAAACTCGATACTGTATATGTTGAGCCTGTTATAGATACTACTCCACCAATAATCACTCTTATCGGTAACAATCCGCAAATAATAGAGCAAGGCTTAAACTATACTGAACTTGGTGCTACCACAAATGATAATTCTATTATTACTATAAATGACTCATCTGTAGATACCAACACACTTGGCAACTATACTGTGATCTATTATACAATAGGTGATTCTGGGAATATTGAGTCTCTGGTAAATAGAACTGTAATCATTCGAGATCTGCCTATTCTGTATACACTTTTACTTAATGATACATTTGATTCTACACTCGATGATTGGCAATTCTTTGGTGATACAGGATATCAAGCAATTCATAGCTCTGAGCATGGTGGTTCTGCACATGTTTTTGGTGAAGATGTGTATACAATGGCAGGAATTGAAAAAAATATTACTATCCCATATGCATCATCTGAAAATTTTGTATTATATAATGATTCTCTTACTTTCACTTGA
- a CDS encoding class I SAM-dependent methyltransferase — protein MLGLDVLFWILRRNELDTIHLYNYLSDVMCLSTGSTMLNFGYWDDHSTTPLEAQRSLCKIFAQHTSLKPNQHIVDIGSGFGVPVSIWNNLQTSLQIHCVDINVSELKHTSNSFNQINATSTLLPFSSESVDHVFAFESAQHFKPLNNFFSESYRILKNDGMLSIAIPVTVDVNFCKMGILSFTWLSEHYTKQHLLQLVQDNNFKIIDSFDIGNYVYTPMSDYYLKNEKQLWNDIKSKYPWYLKPILSTSMKKMKNLYRDGSIDYVLLYCKKI, from the coding sequence ATGCTAGGTCTTGATGTTTTGTTTTGGATTTTACGAAGAAATGAACTTGATACCATACATCTCTACAATTATCTATCCGATGTTATGTGTTTATCCACTGGCAGTACAATGCTGAATTTTGGATACTGGGATGATCACTCTACTACACCACTAGAAGCACAAAGATCCTTGTGCAAAATTTTTGCACAACATACATCATTGAAACCAAATCAGCATATTGTAGATATAGGAAGTGGATTTGGTGTTCCAGTCAGTATTTGGAATAATTTACAAACATCATTACAGATACACTGTGTTGATATTAACGTATCAGAATTAAAACATACTAGTAATTCATTTAATCAAATAAATGCTACATCTACTTTATTGCCTTTCTCTAGCGAATCGGTGGATCATGTGTTTGCATTTGAATCTGCTCAACACTTTAAACCTCTGAATAATTTCTTTTCAGAATCTTATCGAATATTGAAGAATGATGGTATGTTATCTATTGCAATACCTGTAACCGTTGATGTAAATTTTTGTAAAATGGGAATATTGTCTTTCACATGGCTGTCTGAACACTATACAAAACAACATTTACTTCAACTAGTACAAGATAATAATTTTAAAATTATAGATTCATTTGATATTGGTAATTACGTCTATACTCCAATGTCTGATTATTATTTAAAAAATGAAAAACAACTGTGGAATGATATAAAATCTAAATATCCTTGGTATCTGAAACCAATATTGTCCACTTCTATGAAAAAGATGAAAAATTTGTATAGAGATGGAAGCATTGACTATGTCTTGTTATACTGCAAAAAAATCTAA
- a CDS encoding magnesium transporter CorA family protein, which produces MKREFFTHRLRHHRASHDTPPKIIHTISGQEFIWTDMQNPNKEDLEEISKKYNLNELNVEDCITKSELAKLDHYDDHFFAILHLPPITPKKNLPRHNQLAIFAGRNFLITVHNGDLEQIKNVARMCENETKMKEKSILLGDTPWPLLYKILDVLVDDLLHAMRRVLGNLEEIEEIVFSEAQSAARDILVLRRDISTLKRIVHPLKRFIQEIAYNVKKYTDDNQSDLTLYFDDIIDHIDKVLESLEEAKETMEIYKDTDFTLGTEKTNRVLAILTMIFTLGIPATILGTFYGMNVPIPGVGAELGILGEYTTFVLVIMTSTIPAGFMLLYFRKAGWI; this is translated from the coding sequence TTGAAACGGGAATTCTTTACACATAGGCTAAGACATCACAGAGCATCACATGATACGCCACCAAAGATAATACACACTATTTCAGGACAGGAATTTATTTGGACAGATATGCAAAATCCGAATAAAGAGGATTTGGAAGAAATTAGTAAGAAATACAATTTAAACGAATTGAATGTGGAGGATTGTATCACAAAATCAGAATTGGCAAAGCTTGATCATTACGATGATCATTTCTTTGCGATATTACATTTACCTCCAATCACACCAAAAAAAAATTTGCCAAGACACAATCAATTAGCAATATTTGCGGGAAGAAATTTTCTAATCACAGTACATAATGGTGATTTAGAACAGATAAAAAATGTTGCACGTATGTGTGAGAATGAAACAAAAATGAAAGAAAAATCGATATTGTTGGGAGATACACCATGGCCTTTATTGTATAAAATCTTAGATGTTTTGGTAGATGATTTATTACATGCTATGAGAAGAGTGTTGGGCAATCTTGAAGAGATTGAAGAGATTGTATTTAGTGAGGCACAGTCTGCTGCGCGTGATATTCTTGTTCTACGACGAGATATTAGTACACTGAAAAGAATTGTGCATCCATTAAAGAGATTTATACAAGAAATTGCATATAACGTAAAAAAATATACCGATGATAACCAGAGTGATTTAACACTATACTTTGATGATATAATTGATCATATAGACAAGGTACTTGAGTCCCTCGAAGAGGCTAAAGAGACGATGGAAATCTACAAAGATACAGATTTCACTCTTGGTACAGAGAAGACAAATAGAGTACTTGCCATACTCACGATGATATTCACACTAGGCATACCTGCTACCATACTAGGTACATTTTATGGTATGAATGTACCAATACCAGGAGTCGGTGCAGAGTTGGGAATTTTAGGCGAGTATACGACATTTGTACTAGTAATAATGACTTCAACAATCCCTGCAGGATTTATGCTGTTATACTTTAGAAAGGCAGGTTGGATATAG
- the dusB gene encoding tRNA dihydrouridine synthase DusB: MSLPRFTGRAFLAPMAGVSDPALRLLCKKMGASLVVTELTSIHGIIHQYEKFHDIQKFLQFSDKERPISVQLFGSDVESLAKATKIVSPHFDIIDYNMGCPAPHITQQMAGGCLLQESSLTRKILETLVSSTDRPITLKMRTGVNSSNDHLFLEIAQIAQDAGVSMLTLHPRTVSQKYSGKANWDMIKELKESVKIPIVGNGDICTPEDAKQMIQYTKCDYVMIGRGAMSNPFIFQQINDYLETGTYLKYDSNNQLSAFFEYLEYAAIYNIKLSLIKGHAMRFTRGLPNATQTRFNISKTKTLDALKNVMNVSRSNISLYPTCLSKV, translated from the coding sequence ATGTCACTACCACGATTTACAGGACGTGCGTTCCTCGCTCCTATGGCAGGAGTCAGCGATCCTGCTTTACGATTATTATGCAAAAAGATGGGAGCGTCACTAGTAGTAACTGAACTTACAAGTATTCATGGTATAATCCATCAATATGAAAAATTCCATGATATACAGAAATTTTTACAATTCTCTGATAAAGAACGTCCAATATCTGTTCAACTATTCGGCTCTGATGTTGAATCTCTTGCAAAGGCTACCAAAATTGTATCACCACATTTTGATATTATAGATTATAACATGGGTTGCCCTGCACCCCACATTACTCAACAGATGGCCGGCGGCTGCCTACTACAAGAATCAAGTCTTACTAGAAAAATTCTAGAAACACTTGTATCGTCCACTGACAGACCAATCACTCTCAAAATGCGTACGGGTGTGAATAGTAGTAATGATCATCTGTTTTTAGAAATTGCTCAAATAGCACAAGATGCAGGTGTATCAATGTTGACACTACATCCACGTACAGTAAGTCAGAAATATTCTGGTAAAGCAAATTGGGATATGATAAAAGAACTTAAAGAATCTGTTAAAATTCCAATTGTTGGTAATGGTGATATATGCACACCAGAAGATGCCAAACAAATGATACAATACACAAAGTGTGATTATGTCATGATTGGCAGAGGCGCAATGAGCAATCCTTTCATATTTCAACAAATAAACGATTATCTAGAGACCGGTACATATTTGAAATATGATTCTAACAATCAATTATCTGCATTTTTTGAATATCTTGAATATGCCGCTATTTACAATATTAAATTATCATTAATCAAAGGTCATGCAATGCGTTTTACTAGAGGGCTACCGAATGCAACCCAAACAAGATTCAACATTAGTAAAACAAAAACACTAGATGCCCTAAAGAATGTGATGAATGTATCTAGGTCTAATATTTCTCTATATCCAACCTGCCTTTCTAAAGTATAA
- the twy1 gene encoding 4-demethylwyosine synthase TYW1, whose product MSCSGEIISEEEELIQIKSSIVNQLKKAKYGVADHSTVGLCHWTKKAFRGEGNCYKHKFYGISTHQCMEFSPAGMHCENRCVYCWRPMEFYDSMKMNPEQVAEPEVIMIKLMEERRKLIVGHYGNEKCDKKLIDESLLPSHYAISLSGEPTMYPKLPALIKYLKSLEATKSIFLVTNGQEPDMIQRLQDEDAMPTQLYLSCNAPDKDTFMKINRPRYEDSWERWNETCDMLKSLDTRTVLRITLIRNFNTDKEMIEPFAHLLNNSQANFIELKSYMHIGRSTGRLEHEDMLFMEEVRDFASQIVQNSSDYAVMDESEISRIVVLQNIKKVTNRWIAAYAQTT is encoded by the coding sequence ATGAGTTGTTCCGGAGAGATCATATCTGAAGAAGAAGAATTAATTCAGATAAAATCTAGTATTGTAAATCAACTTAAAAAAGCAAAGTATGGAGTTGCAGATCATTCCACAGTAGGATTATGCCATTGGACAAAAAAAGCATTTAGGGGAGAAGGTAATTGTTACAAACATAAATTTTATGGAATATCAACACATCAATGCATGGAGTTTTCACCAGCTGGAATGCATTGTGAAAATAGATGTGTATATTGTTGGAGACCAATGGAGTTTTACGATTCCATGAAAATGAATCCAGAACAAGTTGCAGAACCAGAAGTTATAATGATAAAACTTATGGAAGAGAGAAGAAAATTAATCGTTGGACATTATGGTAATGAGAAATGTGATAAAAAATTAATAGATGAATCACTTTTACCAAGTCATTATGCAATATCATTATCAGGTGAACCTACAATGTATCCAAAATTACCAGCTCTGATAAAATATTTGAAATCACTAGAGGCTACCAAATCAATATTTCTAGTTACAAATGGACAGGAACCAGACATGATACAAAGATTACAAGATGAAGACGCCATGCCAACACAACTATACCTTTCATGTAATGCGCCAGATAAAGATACGTTTATGAAAATTAACAGACCACGATATGAGGATTCATGGGAGAGATGGAATGAGACGTGTGACATGTTGAAAAGTCTGGATACACGCACAGTTTTACGCATCACATTGATTCGCAATTTTAACACAGATAAAGAGATGATAGAGCCGTTTGCTCATCTATTGAATAATTCTCAAGCAAATTTCATAGAATTGAAATCATATATGCACATAGGAAGATCTACAGGTAGATTGGAGCATGAAGATATGTTATTCATGGAAGAAGTACGTGATTTTGCATCCCAAATTGTACAAAATAGTTCAGATTATGCAGTAATGGATGAAAGTGAAATATCAAGAATAGTTGTATTACAAAATATAAAAAAAGTCACAAATCGCTGGATTGCCGCATACGCACAAACCACTTAG